A segment of the Frankiaceae bacterium genome:
CCCAGCACCTCGCGGGGGCGCGGCACGGGCGAGCGGTTGATGCGCGCGCGGTTGGCCTTGCCCGCGGTGATCTCGATCTCGACGAGCGTGGCGCGCCCGTCGCGCTGGACCTCGCAGCGGACGACGGAGCGTTCGGCGCCGGCGCGGACCAGCGGCGCGTCGGTGGCGACGCGGTGCGAGCCGAGGGTGGCGACGTAGCCAATGGCCTCGACGAGGTTGGTCTTGCCCTGGCCGTTCGGGCCGATGAGCGTCGCCGCGCCCGGCTCGAACTCGACCAGCGCCTCCGGGTACGAACGGAAGTCGGTCAGGCCGAGGCGGGAGACGTACATCAGGTGGCGACGTTCCCGCGGGTCTCGCCGGTCTCCGGGAGGACCGCGTGGCCGCCGAACTGGTTGCGCAGCGTCGCGATCACCTTCATGGCGATCGACTCGTCCTGCCTGCTCGCGAAGCGGGCGAAGAGCGCGGCGCTGATGACGGGCAGGGGTACGGCGGCGCGGACCGCCTCGTCGACGGTCCAGCGGCCCTCGCCGGAGTCGTCGGCGTAGCCGCGGACCTTCTCCAGGCCGGGGTCCTCCTCCAGCGCGCGGACCATGAGCTCGAGGAGCCAGGACCGGACGACGGAGCCGTGGCGCCACGCGGCGAACGTCGCCGGCACGTCGATGGCGAGGTCGGTCGCGGCCATGAGCTCGTAGCCCTCGGCGTAGGCCTGCATGAGGCCGTACTCGATGCCGTTGTGGACCATCTTCGTGAAGTGCCCGGCGCCGGACTCGCCCGCGTGCACGAAGCCGCCCTCGGGGGCGAGGGCGTCGAAGTACTGCCGCGCGGCCGCGACGTGCTCGGCCGCGCCGCCGACCATGAGGCAGAACCCCTCGGTCAGCCCCCAGACGCCGCCCGAGACGCCGGCGTCGACGTAGCCGATGCCCTGCTCGGCGAACGTCGCGGCGCGGGCGACGGAGTCGCGGAAGTTGGAGTTGCCGCCCTCGACGACTACGTCGCCGGCGCTCAGCAGCGTGAGCAGGGTGTCGAGCGTGCCCTGCGTGGGCGGGCCGGCGGGGAGCATCACCCAGACGACGCGCGGCGCTGGGAGCGCCTCGACCAGAGCCTCCAGCGAGGCGACGTCGGCGTGCTCCGGCGAACGGTCGTAGCCCACGACGTCGAGCCCGCGCTCGCGGATCCGCTGGGTCATGCCCCAGCCCATCCGGCCGAGCCCGACCATCCCGAGTGCGCTCACCCGGGCATCTTGTCATCGAGGCGCCGGAACACCTTTGGTGCCTTCGCCGCTGCCCGCCGCAGCGGTTCGTTGGGGACGTATGGCTGGGCCTCGTACTCGTCGTCTGTCGGATCCATCGCCATTCCTCCGTCCGTGGGTTGTCTACGGCGGAGCCCCCTGGCGGTCAACGGTGTCGTCAGCCGGAGAGGCGGATCGGCATGAGGAGGTACCGGTAGTCCTCGGCGCCCTTGCCGGTGATGACCGCGGGCTTGACCGGGCCGTTGAACGACAGCTCGGCGTCGTCGGTGCCGATCGCCGCGAGCCCGTCGAGGAGGTACGTCGGGTTGAACGCGATCGTCATCGGCTCGCCCTCGTACTGCGCCTCGATCGCCTCCGACGCCTGCGCCTCGTCGCCCGTGCCGGCGTCGAGCACCAGCTCGCCGGCGTCGAACGACAGCCGGATCGGCGTGTTGCGGGCCGCGACGAGAGCCACGCGCTTGACCGCGTCCATGAGCGTCGTGGTGTTGACCGACGCGACGGAGGCGAAGTCGGCGGGGATGAGCGCGCGGTAGGCCGGGAAGTCGCCTTCGAGCAGCCGCGTGGTGGTGCGCCGGGTGCCGCCCGCGAAGCCGGCCATGCCCTCGCCCTGCGCGCCGTTGCCGAGCGCGACCCCGACCTCGGCGCCGGTGCTGGCGAGCGTCTTGGCGGCGTCGGCGAGCGTCCGCGCGGGGATCAGCGCGGTGGACGTCGCGCCGTCGCCGTCGGGGCGCCACTTGAGCTCGCGGACGGCGAGGCGGTAGCGGTCGGTCGCCGCGAGCGTGAGCGAGTCGCCGTCGATCTCGACCTTGACGCCGGTGAGCATCGGCAACGTGTCGTCCTTGCCGGCGG
Coding sequences within it:
- the gnd gene encoding decarboxylating 6-phosphogluconate dehydrogenase, which codes for MSALGMVGLGRMGWGMTQRIRERGLDVVGYDRSPEHADVASLEALVEALPAPRVVWVMLPAGPPTQGTLDTLLTLLSAGDVVVEGGNSNFRDSVARAATFAEQGIGYVDAGVSGGVWGLTEGFCLMVGGAAEHVAAARQYFDALAPEGGFVHAGESGAGHFTKMVHNGIEYGLMQAYAEGYELMAATDLAIDVPATFAAWRHGSVVRSWLLELMVRALEEDPGLEKVRGYADDSGEGRWTVDEAVRAAVPLPVISAALFARFASRQDESIAMKVIATLRNQFGGHAVLPETGETRGNVAT
- the dnaN gene encoding DNA polymerase III subunit beta; this translates as MKFRVERDEFADAVAWTARSLPARPAVPVLSGLRLEVKGHELTLSGFDYEVSAQATLEVQAEEAGTVVVLGRLLAEIAQKLPVAPVQLTTDGNRAVLTCGSARFTLPTMPVEDYPSLPDMPPAAGTIASDAFAAAVGQVFVAAGKDDTLPMLTGVKVEIDGDSLTLAATDRYRLAVRELKWRPDGDGATSTALIPARTLADAAKTLASTGAEVGVALGNGAQGEGMAGFAGGTRRTTTRLLEGDFPAYRALIPADFASVASVNTTTLMDAVKRVALVAARNTPIRLSFDAGELVLDAGTGDEAQASEAIEAQYEGEPMTIAFNPTYLLDGLAAIGTDDAELSFNGPVKPAVITGKGAEDYRYLLMPIRLSG